From the genome of Paraburkholderia aromaticivorans, one region includes:
- a CDS encoding DMT family transporter, producing the protein MASNEIRRGAAEMTMAMLMSGTIGWLVVSSQQSPFNVVFFRCIFGGATLALVCAVLGLFRRRLFSWKMLGLALLGGAAIVINWVLLFAAYSRASISMATAVYNTQPFMLVALGALVFRERISPSTVAWLVVAFIGLVFVVKVEPAVLAVPGHYLVGVAYAVGAAAMYAVSSIITKRLKGTPPHLIALIQVSLGVLMLAPFVRFDALPTSGVQWLELIVLGIVNTGLMYVLLYGAIQKLPTSMTGALSFIYPVVAIIVDRVAFGQTLAWIQVLGAVLILLAAAGVNLGWRIVPQKRLSSP; encoded by the coding sequence ATGGCGTCAAATGAAATTCGCCGCGGCGCCGCGGAAATGACCATGGCGATGCTGATGTCCGGCACCATCGGCTGGCTGGTGGTGTCGTCGCAGCAAAGCCCGTTCAATGTCGTGTTTTTCCGCTGTATTTTCGGCGGCGCGACGCTGGCGCTCGTGTGCGCGGTGCTGGGCCTGTTCCGGCGCCGGCTCTTCTCGTGGAAGATGCTCGGCCTCGCCCTGCTCGGCGGCGCGGCGATCGTCATCAACTGGGTGTTGCTGTTCGCCGCGTATTCGCGCGCGTCGATCTCGATGGCGACAGCCGTGTACAACACGCAGCCGTTCATGCTGGTGGCGCTCGGCGCACTCGTGTTTCGCGAGCGCATCAGCCCGTCGACGGTGGCCTGGCTGGTGGTCGCGTTCATCGGACTCGTGTTCGTCGTGAAGGTCGAGCCGGCGGTGTTGGCGGTGCCGGGGCACTACCTGGTCGGCGTGGCGTACGCGGTGGGCGCCGCGGCGATGTATGCGGTGTCGTCGATCATTACGAAGCGGCTCAAGGGTACGCCGCCGCACCTGATTGCGTTGATCCAGGTGTCGCTCGGCGTGCTGATGCTCGCTCCCTTCGTGCGCTTCGACGCGCTGCCCACGAGCGGCGTGCAGTGGCTCGAGCTGATCGTGCTCGGCATCGTCAATACCGGCCTCATGTACGTGCTGCTGTACGGGGCGATCCAGAAGCTGCCCACTTCGATGACCGGCGCGCTTTCGTTCATCTATCCGGTGGTGGCGATCATCGTCGATCGGGTTGCGTTCGGGCAAACGCTGGCGTGGATTCAGGTGCTCGGCGCGGTGCTGATTCTACTGGCCGCCGCCGGTGTCAATCTCGGCTGGCGGATCGTGCCGCAAAAGCGCCTGTCGTCGCCATGA
- a CDS encoding MBL fold metallo-hydrolase, protein MITLPESIRVFERGWLSSNNVLMVDDACAALVDTGYATHAPQTVALVRQALGARPLDLIVNTHLHSDHCGGNALLQAAWPCRTVIPASEADAVRDWDEARLTFRATGQNCERFGFTGTIAPGTPLRLGALAWEVLGAPGHDPHSLMLYCADERILISADALWENGFGVIFPELEGESGFAEEQAVLEAIAKLDVRLVIPGHGAPFTSVEQALERAFSRLAWLRADPARNAKNALKVLIVFKLLEVRAMRFDTLLQMLDDAAVMRAAASMLRPRGEWPALVKDIVEELAARNGPLAVEGERIVARAA, encoded by the coding sequence ATGATCACGCTGCCGGAATCGATTCGGGTATTCGAGCGCGGCTGGCTGTCGTCGAACAACGTGCTGATGGTGGACGACGCATGCGCCGCGCTCGTCGATACCGGCTATGCCACGCACGCGCCGCAAACGGTGGCGCTGGTGCGGCAGGCGCTCGGCGCGCGGCCGCTCGATCTGATCGTCAACACGCATCTGCATTCGGACCACTGCGGCGGCAATGCGCTCCTGCAGGCGGCGTGGCCGTGCCGTACCGTCATTCCCGCTTCGGAGGCCGATGCGGTGCGCGACTGGGACGAGGCACGCCTCACCTTTCGCGCCACCGGCCAGAACTGCGAGCGCTTCGGCTTCACCGGAACGATTGCACCCGGCACACCGTTGCGGCTCGGCGCGCTCGCTTGGGAGGTGCTCGGCGCGCCCGGTCACGACCCGCATTCGCTGATGCTGTACTGCGCGGACGAACGCATCCTGATCAGCGCGGACGCGTTATGGGAAAACGGCTTCGGCGTGATCTTTCCCGAACTGGAAGGCGAAAGTGGTTTCGCCGAGGAACAGGCCGTCCTGGAGGCCATTGCGAAGCTCGACGTGCGCCTCGTGATTCCCGGCCATGGCGCGCCCTTCACGAGTGTCGAACAGGCGCTTGAACGCGCGTTTTCGCGGCTTGCCTGGCTGCGTGCCGATCCTGCTCGCAATGCAAAGAATGCCCTGAAGGTGCTGATCGTGTTCAAGCTGCTCGAGGTGCGCGCAATGCGCTTCGACACGTTGCTGCAAATGCTCGACGACGCCGCCGTGATGCGCGCCGCCGCGTCCATGCTCAGGCCGCGCGGCGAATGGCCGGCGCTGGTGAAGGACATCGTGGAGGAATTGGCGGCGCGCAATGGGCCGCTGGCGGTGGAAGGTGAGCGCATTGTCGCGCGCGCGGCGTGA
- a CDS encoding hydroxymethylglutaryl-CoA lyase encodes MALPQQVKIVEVGPRDGLQNEKEFVPTATKIELINRLSAAGFRNVEAASFVSPKWVPQMADGADVMAGIERRAGTIYSVLTPNLRGFEGALAARADEIVIFGAASEAFSQKNINCSIAESIDRFAPVAQAAKQHGLRIRGSVSCALGCPYQGEVPVASVVDVVERFAALGCDEIDIADTIGVGTPRRTREVFEAVTRVFPRERLSGHFHDTYGQALANIYAALLEGIEIYHASVAGLGGCPYAKGATGNVATEDVLYLMNGLGIETGIDLAQVVAIGDFISTSIGRPNVSRAGKALLAKARSEAANCV; translated from the coding sequence ATGGCACTACCCCAGCAGGTGAAAATCGTCGAAGTCGGTCCGCGCGACGGACTGCAGAACGAAAAAGAATTCGTCCCCACCGCGACCAAGATCGAGCTGATCAACCGTTTGTCGGCGGCAGGCTTCCGTAACGTCGAGGCCGCTTCGTTCGTGTCGCCGAAATGGGTGCCGCAGATGGCCGACGGCGCCGACGTGATGGCCGGCATCGAACGGCGTGCGGGCACGATCTACTCGGTGCTCACGCCCAACCTGCGCGGCTTCGAAGGCGCGCTCGCCGCGCGTGCGGACGAGATCGTGATTTTCGGCGCCGCGAGCGAAGCCTTCTCGCAGAAAAACATCAACTGCAGCATCGCCGAAAGCATCGACCGGTTCGCACCCGTCGCGCAGGCGGCCAAACAGCATGGCTTGCGGATTCGCGGCAGCGTGTCGTGCGCGCTGGGCTGCCCGTATCAAGGCGAAGTGCCGGTGGCGTCGGTGGTGGATGTCGTCGAACGCTTCGCGGCGCTCGGCTGCGACGAAATCGATATCGCCGACACGATCGGCGTCGGCACGCCCAGGCGCACGCGCGAAGTGTTCGAGGCGGTCACCCGCGTGTTTCCGCGCGAGCGTCTGTCCGGCCACTTCCACGACACCTATGGTCAGGCACTCGCCAACATCTACGCGGCGTTGCTGGAAGGCATCGAGATCTATCACGCGTCGGTGGCGGGCCTCGGCGGCTGCCCGTATGCGAAGGGCGCGACCGGCAACGTCGCGACCGAAGACGTGCTGTATCTGATGAACGGCCTCGGCATCGAGACCGGCATCGACCTCGCACAAGTCGTGGCGATCGGCGATTTCATCTCGACGTCGATCGGCCGGCCCAACGTCTCGCGCGCCGGTAAAGCGCTGCTCGCCAAGGCGCGCAGCGAAGCGGCCAACTGCGTCTGA
- a CDS encoding MaoC family dehydratase, whose protein sequence is MNAAARIVTIGETFSSTLALSAESVKSFASLVNDHNPLHHDDAYAAQSRFGGLIASGTQPTAHFMALLATHFSTYAQPLGLEFNIKLKKAVHANDTLTITWRVKHAYWKPSLNGDLTHLEGTVVNQRGELMLIGSSTILVMPKPEAAANANAAPTLP, encoded by the coding sequence GTGAACGCGGCGGCGCGCATCGTCACGATCGGCGAGACGTTCAGTTCGACGCTGGCGCTGTCGGCGGAGTCGGTGAAGTCGTTCGCCTCGCTCGTCAACGACCACAACCCGCTGCATCACGACGACGCCTATGCGGCGCAAAGCCGCTTCGGCGGTCTGATCGCCTCCGGCACGCAGCCGACCGCGCATTTCATGGCGCTGCTGGCGACGCATTTTTCGACCTACGCGCAACCGCTGGGCCTCGAGTTCAATATCAAGCTGAAGAAGGCCGTGCATGCGAACGACACGCTCACAATCACCTGGCGGGTGAAGCACGCCTACTGGAAACCGAGCCTGAACGGCGATCTGACGCATCTTGAAGGCACGGTCGTGAATCAGCGCGGCGAGCTCATGTTGATCGGTTCGTCGACCATTCTGGTGATGCCGAAACCTGAAGCCGCGGCTAACGCAAACGCGGCGCCCACCTTGCCATGA
- a CDS encoding YbaK/EbsC family protein, which yields MTDHASLESDDLTALPDAARRVALLLRERGHAGRIVMLPETGKTSAEAAAGLGCSVAQIAKSILFRRREDDAPVLVVASGANRVDEKKVAAQVGEIGRADAKFVREKTGYAIGGVCPIGHATEPVTLIDADLLELDSLWAAAGHPHAVFNLTAQELIALTGAPVIDVALRETA from the coding sequence ATGACGGACCACGCTTCTCTCGAATCCGACGATCTCACCGCGCTGCCGGACGCGGCACGCCGCGTCGCGCTGCTGTTGCGCGAACGCGGTCACGCGGGCCGGATCGTGATGCTGCCGGAAACCGGCAAGACTTCCGCCGAAGCCGCCGCGGGACTCGGCTGCTCGGTCGCGCAGATCGCCAAGTCGATCCTGTTTCGCCGCCGTGAAGACGACGCGCCGGTATTGGTGGTCGCGAGCGGCGCGAATCGCGTCGACGAAAAGAAGGTCGCGGCGCAGGTCGGCGAAATCGGCCGCGCGGACGCGAAGTTCGTCCGTGAAAAAACCGGCTATGCGATCGGCGGCGTCTGTCCGATCGGTCATGCCACCGAACCGGTCACGCTGATCGACGCCGACCTGCTCGAACTCGACAGCCTGTGGGCCGCCGCGGGCCATCCGCATGCGGTGTTCAATCTGACGGCGCAGGAACTGATCGCGCTGACGGGTGCGCCGGTGATCGACGTGGCGCTGCGTGAGACGGCGTGA
- a CDS encoding DUF1289 domain-containing protein → MTAGLDNEDDPAVPSPCISVCRMDATTGWCEGCLRTIDEIASWSSLDDDAKRAVWDAIETRHVEFMASLPKERR, encoded by the coding sequence ATGACAGCCGGCCTCGATAACGAAGACGACCCCGCCGTGCCGTCGCCTTGCATCAGCGTGTGCAGGATGGACGCGACGACCGGCTGGTGCGAAGGATGCCTGCGCACCATCGACGAAATCGCCAGTTGGTCGTCGCTCGACGACGACGCGAAGCGCGCGGTCTGGGACGCGATCGAGACGCGCCACGTGGAGTTCATGGCCAGCCTGCCGAAGGAGCGGCGGTGA
- a CDS encoding Lrp/AsnC family transcriptional regulator, whose protein sequence is MTKRLTPLAPAPLDDTDRALLAALAEDARQPVSELARQVGLSAPSTAERVRRLEAQGVIERFTVQVDPRALGYTLQAIVRVKPLPGQLHLVEEVIRRIPEFVECDKVTGDDCFICRLYLHSIEQLDEILTKVAERAETSSAIVKSTPVARRLPPLG, encoded by the coding sequence ATGACCAAACGCCTTACACCCTTAGCGCCCGCCCCGCTCGACGACACGGACCGCGCCCTGCTCGCCGCGCTCGCGGAAGACGCCCGTCAGCCGGTCAGCGAACTGGCGCGTCAGGTCGGCCTGTCCGCGCCGAGTACCGCGGAGCGCGTGCGCAGGCTCGAAGCGCAAGGCGTGATCGAGCGCTTCACGGTGCAGGTCGATCCGCGCGCGCTCGGCTACACGCTGCAGGCCATCGTGCGTGTGAAGCCGCTGCCCGGTCAGTTGCATCTGGTGGAAGAGGTGATCCGGCGGATTCCGGAGTTCGTCGAATGCGACAAGGTGACGGGCGACGATTGCTTCATCTGTCGCCTGTACCTCCACTCGATCGAGCAGCTCGACGAGATTCTGACGAAGGTCGCCGAGCGCGCGGAGACCAGTTCCGCGATCGTCAAGTCGACGCCGGTCGCGCGCCGCTTGCCGCCGCTCGGCTGA